The following coding sequences are from one Streptomyces sp. NBC_00536 window:
- a CDS encoding bestrophin-like domain: MSEWLVLAIAMALVCALVLACTALRHRRVADDEDTSETPDVIEYMTMMVGVVYAIVLGLAIAGVWEARGSAEDNVRREAQSLYEVTQRADVYPAPVRDRIRGEVDAYVTHTVNVDWPLLTSGATASPQGAALLGTLRSDVTHQSPANELQAQAYQPLLDQIATADDARHSRTQDSGATLPGVIWFGLLVGGLVTIGLIFTLQIRRSGRELLLAGLFSGLIVFLLFMVWSFDAPYGREGIDSAAPFQDLFPSLALALGK; encoded by the coding sequence ATGTCCGAATGGCTGGTCCTGGCCATCGCCATGGCGCTCGTCTGCGCGCTCGTCCTCGCCTGCACCGCGCTGCGGCACCGCCGCGTCGCGGACGACGAGGACACCAGCGAAACCCCCGATGTCATCGAGTACATGACGATGATGGTCGGGGTGGTGTACGCGATCGTGCTCGGCCTGGCGATCGCGGGCGTCTGGGAGGCGCGCGGCTCCGCCGAGGACAACGTGCGCCGCGAGGCGCAGTCGCTGTACGAGGTCACCCAGCGCGCCGACGTCTACCCGGCGCCGGTGCGCGACCGGATCCGCGGCGAGGTGGACGCGTACGTCACTCACACCGTCAACGTCGACTGGCCGCTGCTGACCTCCGGCGCGACCGCCTCGCCGCAGGGCGCCGCCCTGCTGGGCACGCTGCGCAGCGACGTCACCCACCAGAGCCCGGCCAACGAACTCCAGGCGCAGGCCTACCAGCCGCTGCTGGACCAGATCGCGACCGCCGACGACGCCCGGCACTCGCGCACCCAGGATTCGGGCGCCACGCTGCCGGGGGTGATCTGGTTCGGGCTGCTCGTCGGCGGTCTGGTCACCATCGGGCTGATCTTCACCCTGCAGATCCGCCGGTCCGGCCGGGAGCTGCTGCTCGCCGGGCTCTTCAGCGGGCTGATCGTGTTCCTGCTGTTCATGGTGTGGAGCTTCGACGCCCCGTACGGCCGGGAGGGAATCGATTCGGCGGCCCCGTTCCAGGACCTGTTCCCCTCGCTGGCGCTGGCCCTCGGCAAGTAG
- a CDS encoding M20/M25/M40 family metallo-hydrolase, which yields MDGLTADLERLAAIPSIAFPGYPPEPVEEAHDLIVSLLRDAGVTTVERIDLPDTAPVIYAEIPPPDPDAPTVLLYGHYDVQPAGAPGLWLSPPFEPTPVPGGLRARGIADDKSNVIAHLGMLRVYGGRPPVGIKMVIEGQEEYGSAFDDYPPTDPGRFACDAMVIADLGNLRPGTPTLTTGLRGACEVTVEVRTLAEPRHSGEFGGAAPDALLVLLRALATLHDDKGDVAVPGLRRDPWDGTTYTEEEFRELASVKGKLPLIGTGSLGERLWSGPAVTVIGLDAPSVDHAASAVVPYARAKLNLRFHPHQDPLEARAALVAHLRAQRPFGIPLTVTPGDTGPGFEARTGGPAYRAALTALKEAWGTDASYVATGGSIPLVNGLAKAAPGAEVLLFGAQDSMCNLHAPNERVLFSELRNTVVAMAAFLREYAADHRAGGTR from the coding sequence ATGGACGGCCTGACGGCCGATCTGGAACGGCTGGCGGCGATCCCCTCGATCGCCTTCCCCGGCTACCCGCCGGAGCCCGTCGAGGAGGCGCACGACCTGATCGTCTCGCTGCTGCGGGACGCGGGGGTCACGACGGTGGAGCGGATCGACCTCCCGGACACGGCCCCGGTGATCTACGCCGAGATCCCGCCCCCGGATCCGGACGCCCCCACGGTGCTGCTCTACGGGCACTACGACGTCCAGCCCGCCGGCGCCCCCGGCCTGTGGCTGTCCCCGCCCTTCGAACCGACCCCGGTCCCCGGCGGACTGCGGGCGCGCGGCATCGCCGACGACAAGTCGAACGTGATCGCGCATCTGGGCATGCTGCGGGTGTACGGCGGCCGTCCGCCCGTCGGGATCAAGATGGTGATCGAGGGCCAGGAGGAGTACGGCAGCGCCTTCGACGACTACCCGCCCACCGATCCCGGCCGGTTCGCCTGCGACGCGATGGTCATCGCCGACCTCGGCAACCTGCGGCCCGGTACGCCGACCCTGACCACCGGGCTGCGCGGCGCGTGCGAGGTCACCGTGGAGGTGCGCACCCTGGCCGAGCCCCGGCACAGCGGGGAGTTCGGCGGGGCCGCCCCCGACGCGCTGCTGGTCCTGCTCCGGGCCCTGGCCACGCTGCACGACGACAAGGGCGACGTGGCCGTGCCGGGCCTGCGGCGGGACCCGTGGGACGGCACGACCTACACCGAGGAGGAGTTCCGCGAGCTGGCCTCGGTCAAGGGCAAACTGCCGCTGATCGGCACCGGCTCGCTGGGCGAGCGGCTGTGGAGCGGGCCCGCGGTCACCGTCATCGGGCTGGACGCCCCGAGCGTGGACCACGCGGCCTCGGCCGTGGTCCCGTACGCCCGGGCCAAGCTGAACCTGCGCTTCCACCCGCACCAGGACCCGCTCGAAGCCCGGGCCGCGCTGGTCGCGCACCTGCGCGCCCAGCGCCCCTTCGGCATCCCGCTGACCGTCACCCCCGGCGACACCGGCCCCGGCTTCGAGGCCCGTACCGGCGGCCCCGCCTACCGGGCGGCGCTGACCGCGCTGAAGGAGGCCTGGGGCACGGACGCCTCGTACGTCGCCACCGGCGGCTCGATCCCCCTGGTGAACGGCCTGGCCAAGGCGGCCCCCGGGGCCGAGGTGCTGCTCTTCGGCGCGCAGGACAGCATGTGCAATCTGCACGCGCCCAACGAGCGGGTGCTCTTCTCCGAACTGCGCAACACGGTCGTCGCGATGGCCGCCTTCCTCCGCGAGTACGCGGCGGACCACCGCGCGGGAGGCACCCGGTGA
- the metG gene encoding methionine--tRNA ligase: MSRHLITSALPYINGIKHLGNMVGSMLPADVYSRYLRQRGHEVLYICATDEHGTPAELAAKAAGLSVAEFCAQAHDAQKAVYDGFELSFDYFGRSSSQQNAEITQHFARRLQENGFIEERAIRQVYSPVDGRFLPDRYVEGTCPHCGYDKARGDQCENCTRVLDPTDLIEPRSAISGSTELEVRETKHLFLLQSALQGEVEAWVAEHEEEWPQLASSIARKWLTEGLHDRAITRDLDWGVPVPADTWPELAADGKVFYVWFDAPIEYIAATKEWADADPANRDYKAWWYEAEDVRYTQFMAKDNVPFHTVMFPATELGVREPWKMVDYVKAFNWLTYYGGKFSTSQKRGVFTDQALEILPADYWRYFLIANAPESDDSSFTWEHFTSTVNKDLGGTLGNFVNRVLTFSRKKFGDEVPAGSAAGEPEARLGEQIAELLAEYEGHMESLQYRKAAAALRALWSAGNAYLDEKAPWLEVKTDLDGAALTLRTAMNLIHLYSVVSEPFIPASARAMRSSFDLADDTATWVSPEQAKALDAVPAGTPFTVPPVLFAKITEEDLESYRERFGSAETAA; the protein is encoded by the coding sequence ATGTCTCGACACCTGATCACCAGCGCGCTTCCCTACATCAACGGGATCAAGCACCTGGGCAACATGGTCGGGTCGATGCTTCCGGCGGACGTGTACTCCCGGTACCTCCGCCAGCGCGGCCACGAGGTCCTCTACATCTGCGCCACCGACGAACACGGCACCCCCGCCGAGCTGGCCGCCAAGGCCGCCGGTCTCTCGGTCGCCGAGTTCTGCGCGCAGGCGCACGACGCGCAGAAGGCGGTCTACGACGGCTTCGAGCTGTCCTTCGACTACTTCGGCCGCAGCTCCTCGCAGCAGAACGCGGAGATCACCCAGCACTTCGCGCGCCGCCTCCAGGAAAACGGGTTCATCGAGGAGCGCGCGATCCGGCAGGTCTACTCGCCGGTCGACGGCCGCTTCCTGCCGGACCGCTACGTCGAGGGCACCTGCCCGCACTGCGGTTACGACAAGGCGCGCGGCGACCAGTGCGAGAACTGCACCCGCGTCCTGGACCCCACGGACCTGATCGAGCCCCGCTCGGCCATCTCCGGCTCCACCGAGCTGGAGGTCCGCGAGACCAAGCACCTCTTCCTGCTCCAGTCCGCGCTCCAGGGCGAGGTCGAAGCCTGGGTCGCCGAGCACGAGGAGGAGTGGCCGCAGCTGGCGTCCTCCATCGCCCGCAAGTGGCTGACCGAGGGCCTGCACGACCGCGCGATCACCCGTGACCTGGACTGGGGCGTGCCGGTCCCGGCCGACACCTGGCCGGAGCTGGCCGCCGACGGCAAGGTCTTCTACGTCTGGTTCGACGCCCCGATCGAGTACATCGCGGCGACGAAGGAGTGGGCGGACGCCGACCCGGCGAACCGCGACTACAAGGCGTGGTGGTACGAGGCCGAGGACGTGCGCTACACGCAGTTCATGGCCAAGGACAACGTCCCGTTCCACACCGTGATGTTCCCCGCCACCGAGCTGGGGGTCCGCGAGCCGTGGAAGATGGTCGACTACGTCAAGGCCTTCAACTGGCTGACGTACTACGGCGGCAAGTTCTCCACCTCGCAGAAGCGCGGCGTCTTCACGGACCAGGCGCTGGAGATCCTGCCCGCCGACTACTGGCGCTACTTCCTCATCGCCAACGCCCCCGAGTCCGACGACTCGTCCTTCACGTGGGAGCACTTCACCTCCACCGTCAACAAGGACCTCGGCGGCACCCTCGGCAACTTCGTCAACCGCGTACTGACCTTCTCCCGCAAGAAGTTCGGCGACGAGGTCCCCGCGGGCAGCGCGGCCGGCGAGCCGGAGGCCCGGCTGGGCGAGCAGATCGCCGAGCTGCTGGCCGAGTACGAGGGCCACATGGAGTCCCTCCAGTACCGCAAGGCCGCGGCCGCGCTGCGCGCCCTGTGGTCGGCGGGCAACGCCTACCTCGACGAGAAGGCCCCCTGGCTGGAGGTCAAGACCGACCTGGACGGCGCGGCGCTCACCCTGCGCACCGCGATGAACCTCATCCACCTCTACTCGGTGGTCTCCGAGCCGTTCATCCCCGCCTCGGCGCGCGCCATGCGCTCCTCCTTCGACCTGGCCGACGACACCGCGACCTGGGTGAGCCCGGAGCAGGCCAAGGCGCTGGACGCGGTTCCCGCGGGCACCCCGTTCACGGTGCCGCCGGTGCTCTTCGCGAAGATCACGGAGGAGGACCTGGAGTCCTACCGTGAGCGCTTCGGCTCCGCCGAGACGGCGGCCTGA
- a CDS encoding NAD(P)/FAD-dependent oxidoreductase → MSETTSREQSSGPRRIPAPHPASGATGPAPDAAAAGNGTPPTRREAVVIGGGLAGMLAAAALAPYADRVTVIERDTLPRTPGSRAFLPQAQHAHMLWSGGADAIEALLPGFSDRLLAAGAHRIPLTSGMVALSPGGWYRRWRPTHHLLAATRDLIDWAVRQEVAELATVRIVEDTRVLGLTGDRDRVTGLRVTTRDGAEEHLAAALVVDAGGRGTRTPQWLRELGVPPVREELVDSGLVYASRLYQAPPGAERGFPVVNVQAVPHDPRPGKGAVIMPVEGGRWLVTLSGTRGGQPTGDSAAFEPFARSVRHPVVAELLRYATPLSGVTTFGHTANRRRYYEKCRIWPEGYVVLGDAVASYNPVYGHGMSVAAQGARALRRSLLEGGGLRAAGLARRTQRAVAAPVSVAWDLATGQDIFYPDAIGKRPGAADKLLSRYVGRLVRTATADFVVATALTEVMTLSAPITTLVRPRVLLHALLGPRMPQLTGPPLTERELGFTRRTDRSDKERTEKEQPAGT, encoded by the coding sequence CCACGAGCCGCGAACAGTCCTCCGGGCCGAGACGGATACCGGCGCCGCACCCCGCGTCCGGAGCCACGGGCCCCGCCCCGGACGCGGCGGCCGCCGGTAACGGTACGCCGCCCACGCGCCGCGAGGCCGTCGTGATCGGCGGCGGACTGGCCGGAATGCTCGCCGCCGCCGCGCTCGCCCCGTACGCCGACCGGGTCACCGTCATCGAACGCGACACCCTCCCCCGGACCCCCGGATCCCGCGCCTTCCTCCCCCAGGCCCAGCACGCCCACATGCTCTGGTCGGGCGGCGCCGACGCGATCGAGGCCCTGCTGCCCGGCTTCTCCGACCGGCTGCTCGCGGCGGGCGCGCACCGGATCCCGCTCACCTCCGGCATGGTGGCCCTCTCCCCCGGCGGCTGGTACCGCCGCTGGCGGCCCACCCACCACCTGCTCGCCGCCACCCGGGACCTCATCGACTGGGCCGTGCGCCAGGAGGTGGCCGAGCTGGCCACCGTCCGGATCGTCGAGGACACCCGGGTGCTGGGCCTGACCGGCGACCGCGACCGGGTCACCGGTCTGCGCGTCACCACCCGGGACGGGGCCGAGGAGCACCTGGCGGCCGCCCTGGTCGTGGACGCGGGCGGGCGGGGCACCCGTACCCCCCAGTGGCTGCGCGAACTCGGCGTGCCGCCGGTCCGCGAGGAGCTGGTCGACTCCGGCCTGGTGTACGCGAGCCGGCTCTACCAGGCGCCGCCCGGCGCCGAGCGCGGCTTCCCCGTGGTCAACGTCCAGGCGGTGCCGCACGATCCGCGCCCCGGCAAGGGCGCGGTCATCATGCCGGTCGAGGGCGGCCGCTGGCTGGTCACGCTCTCCGGCACCCGGGGCGGCCAGCCGACCGGGGACAGCGCCGCCTTCGAGCCGTTCGCCCGCTCGGTGCGCCATCCGGTCGTCGCGGAGCTGCTCCGGTACGCCACACCGCTGTCCGGGGTCACCACCTTCGGCCACACCGCCAACCGGCGGCGCTACTACGAGAAGTGCCGGATCTGGCCCGAGGGCTACGTCGTCCTCGGTGACGCCGTGGCCTCCTACAACCCGGTGTACGGGCACGGCATGTCGGTGGCCGCCCAGGGGGCGCGGGCGCTGCGCCGGTCCCTGCTGGAGGGCGGCGGGCTGCGCGCGGCCGGGCTGGCCCGGCGGACCCAGCGGGCGGTGGCCGCGCCGGTGTCGGTGGCCTGGGACCTGGCGACGGGACAGGACATCTTCTATCCGGACGCCATCGGCAAGCGCCCGGGCGCGGCCGACAAGCTGCTCTCGCGCTACGTCGGCCGCCTCGTGCGGACCGCCACCGCCGACTTCGTGGTGGCGACGGCGCTCACCGAGGTGATGACGCTCTCGGCGCCGATCACCACGCTGGTGCGCCCCCGGGTCCTGCTGCACGCGCTGCTCGGGCCACGGATGCCCCAGCTCACCGGCCCGCCGCTGACGGAACGGGAGCTGGGGTTCACCCGGCGGACGGACCGGTCCGACAAAGAACGGACAGAGAAGGAACAGCCCGCCGGAACCTGA
- a CDS encoding YfcC family protein: MTILALVTVAIWLLAFLIPSGEYDRSDSGAPIAGTYHRVAGTQSFTDRLNDLFLAPVNGLYGLQDTKTGEVGPSLTGALYGSAGVFLFVLAIGAFITVVFATGALDRGISRLAHRLRDRGALLIAAVMVVFAVLGTVEGFAEETLGFYGLLVPMMLALGYDRLVAVGASILGAGIGVLCSTVNPFATGVASSAADISLGDGIVLRFLMWIVLTTVTVLYVIRYAKRVQKDPAKSLCGFLPGDREQKATGDDVVEPELTRLHKTVLVLLVLVFAFMIFSVVPWSSALTGKADATPYGWELDWSFPQLSALFLCAAVLVGLVGRMGEAKLSSTIIQGAADFISPALVIMLARGVTVIMNNSKITDTVLHSIEGVVKGTSSGVFAVIVFLVNLPLAFLIPSTSGHATLAMPILAPLADFAGVSRAVVVTAWQSASGWMNLWVPTTAVTIGGVALAKVGYDKYLRFVWPLLAILFVLICAFVALGAAM; encoded by the coding sequence CTGACCATCCTGGCGCTGGTCACGGTCGCGATCTGGCTGCTGGCCTTCCTCATCCCCTCCGGCGAGTACGACCGGAGCGACAGCGGCGCGCCCATCGCGGGCACCTACCACCGGGTCGCGGGCACGCAGAGCTTCACCGACCGCCTCAACGACCTGTTCCTCGCGCCCGTCAACGGCCTCTACGGTCTCCAGGACACCAAGACCGGTGAGGTCGGCCCGAGTCTGACCGGGGCGCTCTACGGCAGCGCGGGCGTGTTCCTCTTCGTCCTGGCCATCGGCGCCTTCATCACGGTGGTCTTCGCGACCGGCGCCCTCGACCGGGGCATCTCCCGCCTCGCCCACCGGCTGCGCGACCGCGGCGCACTGCTGATCGCCGCCGTGATGGTGGTCTTCGCCGTCCTCGGCACGGTCGAGGGCTTCGCGGAGGAGACCCTCGGCTTCTACGGTCTGCTCGTGCCGATGATGCTGGCCCTCGGCTACGACCGCCTCGTGGCCGTCGGCGCCTCCATCCTGGGCGCGGGCATCGGCGTCCTGTGCTCCACGGTCAACCCGTTCGCGACCGGGGTGGCCTCCTCGGCCGCCGACATCTCGCTGGGCGACGGGATCGTGCTGCGGTTCCTGATGTGGATCGTGCTGACGACGGTGACGGTCCTCTACGTCATCCGCTACGCGAAGCGGGTCCAGAAGGACCCGGCGAAGTCCCTGTGCGGATTCCTGCCCGGGGACCGGGAGCAGAAGGCGACCGGCGACGACGTGGTGGAACCGGAGCTGACCCGGCTGCACAAGACCGTGCTGGTGCTGCTGGTGCTGGTCTTCGCCTTCATGATCTTCTCGGTGGTGCCCTGGTCCAGCGCTCTGACCGGCAAGGCGGACGCGACGCCGTACGGCTGGGAGCTGGACTGGTCCTTCCCGCAGCTCTCGGCGCTGTTCCTGTGCGCGGCCGTCCTGGTCGGCCTGGTGGGGCGGATGGGCGAGGCCAAGCTCAGCTCCACGATCATCCAGGGCGCCGCCGACTTCATCTCGCCCGCCCTGGTCATCATGCTGGCGCGCGGGGTCACCGTCATCATGAACAACTCGAAGATCACCGACACCGTCCTCCACTCCATCGAGGGCGTGGTCAAGGGCACGTCCTCCGGGGTCTTCGCGGTGATCGTCTTCCTGGTGAACCTCCCGCTGGCCTTCCTGATCCCGTCCACCTCCGGCCACGCGACCCTGGCCATGCCGATCCTGGCGCCGCTCGCGGACTTCGCGGGGGTCTCCCGCGCGGTGGTGGTGACGGCCTGGCAGTCGGCCAGCGGCTGGATGAACCTGTGGGTGCCGACCACCGCGGTGACCATCGGTGGTGTGGCCCTGGCCAAGGTCGGCTACGACAAGTACCTGCGGTTCGTGTGGCCGCTGCTGGCCATCCTGTTCGTCCTGATCTGCGCCTTCGTGGCCCTCGGCGCGGCGATGTAG